From one Amaranthus tricolor cultivar Red isolate AtriRed21 chromosome 17, ASM2621246v1, whole genome shotgun sequence genomic stretch:
- the LOC130803616 gene encoding uncharacterized protein LOC130803616, whose product MASTTTVAVILCPKPSSLLHHKHQNNLLPFLSLQSSRSFLSPTIISSRKNRIVGCLVSGVDGGGLSDTRKSEFSREFAVIATMLKRIEPLDTSDISKGVSEAAKDSMKQTISTMLGLLPSDQFSVSVCVSKVPLHQLLVSSIITGYTLWNAEYRISLARNFELSIDKLESCNFDGNEVCAVDYEGRECEGADACINLAIDNPQQITSESFEGLPVEALRYIQRLKSELSSAKKELEVQKQDTLHMESNRGNNNNLLEYLRSLESSMVLELSQPSSVEVKEVIHELVQNTIQKFFKHDSPSEPIENTTIGSMKDRQVGNSEASETFITSRDQLAKLLFWCMLLGHHLRGLENRLHLSCVVGLL is encoded by the exons ATGGCTTCCACAACCACCGTAGCTGTAATCCTCTGTCCCAAACCTTCTTCCTTACTTCATCACAAACACCAAAATAATCTTCTTCCTTTTCTCTCTCTACAATCTTCTCGCTCTTTCCTGTCTCCAACCATAATCTCATCTCGCAAGAATCGAATCGTTGGATGTCTTGTTTCCGGCGTTGACGGCGGAGGACTTTCTGATACTCGGAAATCGGAATTTTCTAGAGAATTCGCCGTTATTGCTACTATGTTGAAGCGAATCGAACCTCTTGATACTTCCGATATTTCCAAAGGTGTTTCGGAAGCTGCGAAGGATTCTATGAAGCAAACTATTTCTACTATGCTTGGACTTCTTCCTTCCGATCAGTTTTCTGTTTCTGTTTGTGTTTCTAAGGTTCCGCTTCATCAACTTCTAGTATCTTCAATTATAACCGG GTATACACTTTGGAATGCAGAATACCGTATATCACTGGCGAGAAATTTTGAATTGTCTATTGATAAATTAGAATCATGCAATTTTGACGGCAATGAAGTGTGTGCTGTGGACTATGAGGGACGAGAATGTGAAGGTGCAGATGCTTGTATAAATTTAGCTATTGATAACCCTCAACAAATTACTTCCGAGAGCTTCGAGGGTTTACCTGTAGAAGCTCTGAGATATATCCAACGGTTGAAATCAGAGTTGAGCTCTGCAAAGAAG GAACTAGAAGTGCAGAAGCAGGATACCCTTCATATGGAATCAAATAGgggtaacaataataatctgtTGGAGTATCTTCGATCCTTAGAGTCATCTATG GTGTTGGAGCTCTCACAACCATCGTCAGTAGAAGTAAAAGAAGTAATTCATGAACTTGTTCAAAACACGATACAGAAATTCTTCAAACATGATTCCCCATCTGAACCTATAGAAAATACAACTATTGGGAGCATGAAGGATCGCCAAGTGGGTAACAGTGAAGCAAGTGAAACATTCATCACTTCCCGGGATCAACTTGCAAAACTTCTCTTTTG GTGTATGCTCTTAGGTCATCACTTACGAGGTTTGGAAAACCGATTACATCTAAGCTGTGTTGTTGGATTGTTGTAA
- the LOC130803617 gene encoding transcription factor MYB80, producing MGRIPCCEKENVKRGQWTPEEDNKLSSYIAQHGTRNWRLIPKNAGLQRCGKSCRLRWTNYLRPDLKHGQFSQAEEETIMKLHAVVGNRWSLIAAQLPGRTDNDVKNHWNTKLKKKLTGMGIDPVTHKSFSHLMAEIATTLGPPQVANLTEAALGCFKDEMLHLLTKKRIDFQLQPTTSQGNNMNPTYIMNTKPEAKEDYVEKIKLGLSKAIQQPDHMMMSNNPWEHNVGIAATSAQVNPFSGFQYGHSAFGAEEDGSPWNQSMCSTAGDQLGHLKLEDENGEESQGGKDTRNGNNIFSTDSLLWDLPSDHDLMNPIV from the exons ATGGGTCGAATTCCATGCTGTGAGAAGGAAAATGTCAAGAGAGGACAATGGACTCCCGAAGAAGACAATAAACTGTCATCTTACATCGCTCAACATGGCACACGAAACTGGCGTCTAATACCCAAGAATGCTG GTCTTCAAAGATGTGGTAAGAGTTGTAGGCTTCGATGGACCAACTACCTGAGACCAGACCTTAAGCATGGACAATTCTCGCAAGCAGAAGAAGAAACCATCATGAAACTTCATGCAGTTGTGGGCAATAG ATGGTCACTAATAGCTGCACAGCTTCCGGGTCGAACAGACAATGATGTAAAGAACCATTGGAACACAAAACTTAAGAAGAAACTAACAGGAATGGGAATCGATCCTGTTACACACAAGTCATTTTCCCATCTAATGGCAGAAATTGCTACAACCTTAGGACCTCCACAGGTTGCTAATCTAACAGAAGCAGCCTTAGGATGTTTCAAGGATGAAATGCTTCACTTGCTCACCAAAAAACGCATCGATTTTCAGCTACAACCAACCACTTCACAGG GTAATAATATGAATCCTACATATATCATGAATACTAAGCCAGAAGCTAAAGAAGATTATGTAGAAAAGATCAAACTTGGGTTATCAAAAGCTATACAACAACCAGATCATATGATGATGTCAAATAACCCATGGGAACACAATGTAGGAATAGCAGCAACATCAGCTCAAGTTAATCCATTTTCCGGATTTCAGTATGGTCATTCTGCATTTGGGGCTGAAGAAGATGGATCACCATGGAACCAAAGCATGTGTTCTACAGCAGGAGATCAGTTAGGACACTTGAAACTCGAAGACGAAAATGGCGAAGAGTCTCAAGGAGGAAAGGACACAAGGAATGGTAACAATATATTCAGTACTGATAGTCTTCTATGGGATCTACCATCGGATCATGATCTTATGAACCCGATTGTCTAG
- the LOC130803615 gene encoding uncharacterized protein At4g37920, which translates to MTQSMFTQNLQIRVGINGTCFGLDRISSLSVPISISAQRPGCYLQNFNKSQYPSSNVCVKTAPIVANTWKEGHVRVFALDAKFSQENAVEDGDTKTEDGLESLDSHKMIRVCDKLIDVFLVDKPTPTDWRRLLTFSKEWDSIRPHFFRRCQERADSEDNPEMKHKLLRLGRKLKEIDEDVQRHNELLSAVRESQEKIAEVVARRRKDFNKEFFVHLHTVAESYYDDPAEQNAVAKLGNMCLAAVQAYDTASESIEALNAAEVKFQDIINSPSVDAACRKIDSLAAKNELDSTLVLMITKAWSAAKESNMMKDEVKDVLYHLYKTARGNLQRLMPKEIRIAKYLLTIEDPEETLSALHDAFTPGEELEGNDVDNLYTTPEKLHTWIKAVVDAYNFSQEGTLIGEARDLMNPKIIEKLEALNKIIRDRFL; encoded by the exons ATGACTCAATCCATGTTTACACAAAATCTACAGATACGGGTGGGTATTAATGGAACCTGTTTCGGATTAGACAGGATTTCGTCTCTCTCGGTACCCATATCCATATCCGCACAGCGCCCAG GTTGTTATCTCCAGAACTTTAACAAGTCGCAATATCCCTCTTCTAATGTCTGTGTCAAGACCGCTCCCATTGTTGCCAATACTTGGAAAGAAGGTCATGTCAGAGTTTTTGCTCTTGATGCTAAATTTTCACAGGAAAATGCAGTAGAAGATGGTGATACAAAAACAGAAGATGGTCTTGAAAGCTTGGATAGTCATAAAATGATCCGTGTTTGTGATAAATTGATTGACGTTTTTTTGGTAGACAAGCCCACTCCAACAGATTGGAGAAGATTATTAACCTTTAGCAAAGAATGGGATTCTATCCGACCCCACTTTTTTCGACGTTGTCAAGAGAGGGCAGATAGTGAAGACAACCCTGAAATGAAACATAAGCTACTTCGGCTTGGAAGGAAATTAAAAGAG ATAGATGAAGATGTCCAAAGGCACAATGAACTTCTTAGCGCTGTGAGAGAATCCCAAGAGAAAATAGCTGAAGTCGTAGCAAGGCGTCGTAAAGATTTCAATAAGGAGTTTTTTGTGCATCTTCACACTGTAGCTGAATCTTATTATGACGATCCTGCAGAGCAAAATG CTGTAGCGAAGCTTGGAAACATGTGCTTAGCTGCTGTACAAGCTTATGACACGGCTTCTGAAAGCATAGAAGCTCTTAATGCTGCTGAAGTGAAGTTCCAAGACATCATCAATTCTCCCTCCGTAGACGCTGCATGCAGAAAAATAGACAGCTTGGCTGCAAAAAATGAACTCGACTCTACCCTTGTTTTGATGATAACAAAAGCTTGGTCAGCTGCCAAAGAATCAAACATGATGAAAGATGAG GTCAAGGATGTGCTTTATCATTTGTACAAAACAGCAAGAGGTAATCTTCAGAGGCTAATGCCAAAGGAGATTAGGATTGCGAAGTATCTTCTAACAATCGAGGATCCCGAGGAAACACTTTCCGCTCTACACGATGCATTTACCCCTGGAGAGGAGCTTGAAGGAAACGATGTCGATAACTTGTACAC GACTCCAGAGAAACTCCATACATGGATAAAAGCAGTGGTGGATGCATATAATTTCAGTCAAGAAGGAACATTAATTGGAGAGGCAAGGGATTTGATGAATCCCAAAATTATCGAGAAGCTTGAGGCATTGAACAAGATTATTCGAGATAGATTTTTGTAA
- the LOC130804780 gene encoding proline-rich receptor-like protein kinase PERK8 — MASSPNPQPNGPPSPVIPILTSILPPIESPPDASSFVPPPSNDSPPRPEQIPPPPPSPPLSPHGPHSSPPPSHPGASPPPASPPPLEASMITKSPPVAFQSPPSPSLPSPPDPLGSIPVSPPPTTFASPPPVDPLSPPTPPTSFPSPPIPPSSSPSPPSPPSDSTPTGSAPRPPSKSGSSGSRVRVNPVAHSSKDSKTGIAIGVVVGVFIIAFLALICLQRRRKRHTRYNSMYMMPSPYTFSPTSGTSFINQKGDGGEFLNLSSDNPGIGNSKTWFSYEELSAASDGFAAEKVLGAGGFGCVYKGCLQDGREVAIKKLKDNSGQGDREFKAEVEIISRVHHRYLVSLVGHCITDSQRLLVYEFVPNGTLHDHLHNTKKAPMQWNFRVKVACGSARGITYLHEDCHPRIIHRDIKSANILIDNNFEAKVADFGLAKIAQELESNTHVSTRVMGTFGYMAPEYASSGKLTEKSDVFSFGVVLLEIITGRKPVDETRPLGDESLVEWARPLMTEALENQNFDELADPKLQGNYDRGEMFRMVEAAATCVRHSAIKRPRMSQVVRALNSMNELSDISNGMKPGQSGIYDSGEQSAQIKMFRRMAFGSQEFSSEYQNSPQCSWSIGGRSGLAGDRSEQV, encoded by the exons ATGGCTTCATCCCCAAATCCTCAACCTAATGGTCCTCCAAGTCCTGTAATTCCTATCCTAACATCAATTCTACCGCCTATCGAATCACCTCCTGATGCGAGCTCATTTGTTCCCCCTCCTTCCAATGATTCTCCACCACGTCCCGAACAAATTCCTCCGCCTCCACCCTCACCACCACTTTCACCACACGGTCCACATTCGTCTCCTCCACCATCACATCCTGGCGCTTCTCCACCACCGGCCTCTCCTCCACCTCTTGAAGCATCAATGATTACAAAATCACCCCCGGTTGCTTTCCAATCTCCGCCTTCTCCAAGCCTTCCATCTCCCCCGGATCCTCTTGGTTCCATTCCGGTCTCTCCTCCACCTACTACTTTTGCTTCTCCTCCGCCTGTGGACCCTTTGTCGCCTCCAACACCACCAACATCCTTTCCATCTCCTCCGATACCACCTTCATCCTCTCCTTCTCCTCCAAGTCCTCCATCTGACTCTACTCCCACTGGCTCAGCACCAAGGCCTCCTTCAAAATCTGGAAGTTCTGGCTCACGTGTAAGAGTCAATCCTGTTGCTCATTCGTCAAAAGATAGTAAGACAGGAATAGCCATCGGTGTTGTGGTGGGTGTTTTCATAATTGCCTTTTTAGCACTCATATGCTTGCAAAGGCGAAGGAAGAGACACACCCGATATAATTCAATGTATATGATGCCTTCTCCATATACCTTTTCTCCTACTTCGG GCACCTCTTTTATAAACCAAAAGGGCGATGGCGGAGAATTTCTGAATTTATCATCAGATAATCCTGGAATAGGCAAttctaaaacttggttttcatATGAAGAGTTGAGTGCAGCTTCAGATGGATTTGCTGCAGAAAAAGTTTTGGGGGCTGGTGGGTTCGGTTGCGTGTACAAAGGGTGTTTGCAAGATGGAAGAGAAGTAGCTATAAAGAAGTTGAAAGATAATAGTGGACAAGGAGATCGTGAATTTAAAGCGGAGGTCGAGATTATCAGCCGTGTGCACCATCGTTATTTGGTTTCCCTTGTGGGTCATTGTATTACTGATTCTCAGAGATTGCTTGTTTATGAATTTGTTCCTAATGGCACACTTCATGACCACCTCCACA ATACTAAGAAAGCACCCATGCAATGGAATTTCAGAGTCAAAGTTGCCTGTGGTTCTGCTCGAGGAATTACTTACCTGCATGAAGACT GTCATCCACGGATCATTCACAGGGATATTAAATCCGCTAACATTCTTATAGATAACAACTTTGAAGCTAAG GTAGCCGATTTTGGGCTAGCAAAAATAGCACAAGAGCTGGAATCAAATACACATGTATCAACGCGTGTCATGGGAACATTTGG CTACATGGCACCTGAATATGCATCAAGTGGTAAGTTGACGGAAAAATCTGATGTCTTCTCTTTCGGGGTGGTGCTTCTGGAGATTATAACAGGACGTAAGCCTGTTGATGAAACCCGGCCACTAGGAGATGAAAGCTTAGTTGAATGG GCTCGACCTTTGATGACCGAGGCATTAGAGAACCAAAACTTTGATGAACTTGCCGACCCAAAATTGCAAGGTAACTATGACAGAGGTGAGATGTTCCGGATGGTTGAAGCAGCGGCTACCTGTGTACGGCATTCGGCTATTAAAAGGCCAAGAATGAGCCAG GTGGTAAGAGCATTGAATTCAATGAACGAGCTATCAGATATATCAAATGGCATGAAACCAGGCCAAAGTGGGATCTACGATTCAGGAGAACAATCCGCACAAATTAAAATGTTCCGAAGGATGGCATTTGGAAGCCAAGAGTTTAGTTCAGAATATCAAAATAGCCCACAATGTAGCTGGTCGATTGGAGGGAGAAGTGGACTAGCCGGAGATAGGAGTGAACAAGTCTAA
- the LOC130804781 gene encoding uncharacterized protein LOC130804781, whose product MAGLLAWAADVVGGNETGTDNSDDPTSIPLILTPQQQQYLDELNRKASSLTRSIQDLRLRIPPSDISQRLPHLHAHSLASNAALTLQLNSHSSTREQAQQREAQLIEENAAYEKEITNCQAKIQEKVHEAEQLQQRLKEIELIEKEMRTELQNVQSASSSVQSEIPVDEHEKKVDAEAGEDAARSALVEKLENKKTESRSMEEKIQILEKKWAEVQEKALKLPSPAQREKALDKQLHSLIEQLAAKQAQAEALVNEIHVKEKELERLNALWRRVDNSNKEATSARNRFGRSGSSARFDTDSDLNGPNNLPYHYGGRSEYRQRLRLLRLSFMLYIFLLHIIVFIRISFI is encoded by the exons ATGGCGGGACTCTTAGCATGGGCTGCCGATGTTGTCGGAGGAAACGAAACGGGAACCGACAATTCTGATGATCCAACTTCAATTCCCCTAATTCTAAcaccacaacaacaacaatacttAGATGAATTGAATCGTAAAGCATCTTCTCTTACTCGTTCGATCCAAGATCTACGTCTCAGAATCCCACCCTCTGACATTTCTCAACGTCTTCCTCATCTTCATGCTCATTCTCTAGCTTCTAATGCTGCTCTTACTCTTCAATTAAACTCTCATTCTTCCACTCGTGAGCAG GCACAACAAAGGGAGGCTCAATTAATCGAAGAAAATGCAGCTTATGAAAAAGAGATCACGAATTGCCAAGCTAAGATCCAAGAGAAGGTCCATGAAGCAGAGCAGTTGCAGCAAAGATTGAAG GAGATAGAGTTGATTGAGAAAGAAATGAGAACAGAGCTCCAGAATGTTCAATCAGCTTCGAGTAGCGTTCAGTCTGAGATTCCTGTGGACGAACATGAAAAAAAAGTGGACGCTGAAGCGGGAGAGGATGCTGCCCGATCTGCTCTAGTGGAGAAGTTGGAGAACAAAAAGACAGAATCG CGATCAATGGAAGAGAAGATTCAAATATTGGAAAAGAAGTGGGCAGAGGTTCAAGAAAAGGCTCTGAAGCTGCCTTCCCCAG CCCAACGAGAAAAGGCATTGGATAAGCAGCTTCACAGTTTAATAGAGCAACTGGCTGCAAAGCAG GCTCAAGCAGAAGCACTTGTCAATGAAATCCATGTCAAAGAAAAGGAGCTAGAAAGACTAAATGCATTGTGGAGAAGAGTGGACAATAGCAACAAAGAAGCTACCTCAGCTAGGAATCGGTTTGGAAGAAGTGGCTCGAGTGCCAGGTTTGACACCGACAGTGACCTCAATGGTCCTAACAACCTCCCATATCACTATGGTGGTCGTTCTGAATATCGACAAAGGCTTAGGCTTTTAAGGTTATCTTTCATGCTTTATATCTTTTTGTTGCACATAATAGTCTTCATCAGGATTTCATTCATTTGA